Proteins encoded in a region of the Limanda limanda chromosome 17, fLimLim1.1, whole genome shotgun sequence genome:
- the usp36 gene encoding ubiquitin carboxyl-terminal hydrolase 36: MPIVDKLKEALKPGRKETGDEGDLNKLLASSAKKVLLQKIEFEPASKGFSYQLDSLKNKYVILNPRNEGATGQKATEPLQIKRQVSENMVGGQTDGIPGPQKMLFPGNKLTLKWERVFRVGAGLHNLGNTCFLNSTVQCLTYTPPLANYLLSKEHSRACHQPGFCMICIMQNHIIQAFANTGNAIKPVSFIRDLKKIARHFRFGSQEDAHEFLRYTIDAMQKACLNGYPKLDRQTQATTLVHQIFGGYLRSRVKCSICKSVSDTYDPYLDIAVEIRQAANIVRALELFVKPDVLCGENAYMCAKCKKKVPATKRFTLHRPSNVLTLSLKRFANFSGGKITKDVGYPEFLNIRPYMSQSSGDPVMYGLYAVLVHSGYSCHAGHYYCYVKASNGQWYQMNDSMVHSSNIKVVLNQQAYVLFYLRIPETKKNGEGQTTKQGMLYQGKNSTSSEQIKRANMNGPLSSPQVTKKLEPAQLRKIQSVDGGLGLPVSRNGFSSQPQPRLSNWTSSSSGPTKPPGGPTVIDEPFKKLKKPSPQSQVQSRSSTPTPSNNGVSRTEGDKKQGGEGRGIAASTSFKSLSDSSSADTSESKDSLSTKSAPVGETPSTPRKGSNGLSSPAKSVERSQSTEEQKTAKIKPPALNNITSEATSTMSPPPAKKLALSAKKARNRSPSNIDALPPLSRQLSSDPTHQNQLNPPTFASPSHAHRAGPFHFPKVQSSPFVHSSGSFKQQSPQKQSLHSTLQKPNASLSPKTNGLHSPSPKSPKSSNNLSSTAQEPDLNSPSAEKVNQKKKKKKKRRHSEVEGDAKPVTSPATVIPAIVVESASEKKRKKKKKKRKRETDNEEPATERECVSSHLETSNNQEEDWCQGGMWSLTSNPSAQQSKQKPQSNSTVPTQCESPQKEQEGDSGLLKKKKKKKKKMQLTEALQDTTSTCSASESNSEAKAAAVQDDEGESKKKLKMKKKKRLKEEVRLWEESRRCSNGQDEQRDVAEPLSEKKITENDKLGKQSTASVVVWDSQVKDGYKRSQAPAADRSECGDKSATRVAPVAWDGKKTSGVVEELLKNATDKAYGASVLSWDGDTSAISRDAIEDVHHAKNDTVIDEWDEDFDSGKVKKIKNYKRESWRSGSSIFQKIQDRRSKWSVTPGGKRVFGVRR, encoded by the exons ATGCCGATAGTGGATAAACTCAAGGAGGCATTAAAACCCGGCCGAAAGGAGACAGGAGATGAGGGTGACCTTAATAAACTATTGGCTTCTTCTGCCAAGAAGGTCCTTTTGCAGAAGATAGAGTTCGAGCCTGCCAGCAAGGGGTTCTCTTATCAACTGGACAGCTTAAAGAACAAGTATGTCATCCTCAATCCCAGGAATGAGGGTGCTACAGGGCAGAAGGCAACAGAGCCTCTCCAAATTAAGAGGCAAG TCTCAGAGAACATGGTTGGTGGCCAGACCGATGGGATCCCCGGTCCACAGAAGATGCTCTTTCCAGGAAACAAGCTTACCCTCAAATGGGAGCGTGTGTTCAGGGTGGGAGCCGGCCTCCACAACCTGGGAAACACCTGCTTCCTCAACTCCACAGTGCAGTGTCTCACCTACACCCCGCCACTTGCCAACTACTTACTCTCAAAGGAGCACAGCCGTGCCT GTCACCAGCCAGGCTTTTGTATGATCTGTATAATGCAGAACCATATCATCCAAGCCTTTGCCAACACAGGCAATGCCATCAAGCCGGTCTCCTTCATCAGAGACCTGAAAA AAATTGCCAGACATTTTCGCTTTGGAAGCCAGGAGGATGCCCATGAATTTTTGCGGTACACCATCGATGCCATGCAGAAAGCCTGTCTCAATGGCTACCCCAA GCTTGACAGGCAGACCCAGGCCACCACGCTGGTTCACCAGATCTTTGGAGGTTACCTCAGGTCAAGAG TGAAATGCTCTATTTGTAAAAGTGTGTCTGACACGTATGACCCTTACCTGGACATCGCTGTGGAGATTCGG CAAGCGGCAAACATTGTGCGAGCCCTGGAGCTGTTTGTTAAACCAGACGTGTTATGCGGAGAGAATGCCTACATGTGTGCCAA GTGCAAAAAGAAAGTGCCAGCAACCAAGCGTTTCACGCTCCATCGACCATCCAACGTACTGACTCTTTCACTGAAGAGGTTCGCCAACTTCAGCGGTGGCAAAATCACAAAG GATGTCGGATACCCAGAATTCCTGAACATCCGCCCCTACATGTCTCAGAGCTCAGGCGACCCTGTTATGTATGGCCTCTATGCTGTCCTGGTGCACTCTGGGTACAGTTGTCACGCTGGCCACTACTACTGCTATGTTAAG GCAAGCAACGGACAGTGGTACCAAATGAATGATTCAATGGTGCACTCTAGTAACATCAAAGTGGTCTTGAACCAGCAGGCCTATGTGCTTTTCTACCTGAG GATCCCTGAAACTAAAAAGAATGGAGAGGGTCAGACCACCAAACAGGGGATGCTGTATCAGGGGAAGAACAGCACGTCGTCTGAGCAAATAAAGAGGGCCAACATGAACGGGCCTCTCTCCTCCCCGCAGGTCACAAAG AAACTTGAGCCCGCACAACTGCGTAAGATCCAGTCTGTGGATGGTGGTTTGGGCCTGCCCGTTTCCAGGAACGGTTTTAGCTCTCAGCCACAACCAAGACTCTCCAACTGGACTTCATCGTCTAGTGGCCCAACAAAGCCGCCAGGTGGACCCACGGTTATCGACGAACCTTTCAAGAAGCTGAAGAAGCCGTCTCCCCAGAGCCAAGTGCAGTCCCGCAGCAGCACTCCGACCCCTTCCAACAACGGGGTCAGTAGGACGGAGGGAGATAAAAAGCAAGGTGGCGAGGGCAGAGGCATTGCGGCATCTACCTCATTTAAGTCTCTGTCTGACTCTTCCTCTGCCGACACCTCTGAGTCTAAG GACTCCTTGTCTACCAAAAGTGCGCCGGTAGGAGAGACGCCCTCCACCCCTCGGAAAGGCTCCAACGGCCTGTCGTCTCCAGCCAAGAGTGTGGAGCGCTCTCAGAGCACGGAGGAGCAGAAGACGGCGAAAATAAAACCCCCCGCCCTTAACAACATCACGTCTGAAGCCACCAGCACCATGTCACCTCCACCTGCCAAGAAACTGGCCCTGTCAGCCAAGAAG GCTCGCAACCGGAGTCCGAGCAACATTGATGCTCTGCCCCCTTTGTCACGCCAGCTGTCCAGTGACCCCACGCATCAAAATCAACTTAATCCCCCCACCTTCGCCTCACCTTCTCACGCTCACAG AGCTGGTCCATTCCATTTCCCTAAAGTCCAGTCATCGCCTTTTGTCCACTCAAGTGGCTCCTTCAAACAGCAGAGCCCTCAGAAACAGTCTCTTCACTCCACACTGCAAAAACCAAACGCCAGCCTTTCTCCGAAAACCAACGGGCTTCACAGTCCCAGCCCAAAGAGCCCCAAGTCTTCCAACAACCTCAGCTCCACGGCCCAAGAGCCAGACCTCAACAGCCCTTCAGCGGAAAAGGTCaaccaaaagaagaaaaagaaaaagaagcggCGCCATTCGGAAGTGGAGGGTGACGCAAAGCCAGTGACATCTCCGGCTACAGTGATACCGGCCATTGTTGTGGAGTCAGCCAGTGAGAAGAAgcgaaagaagaaaaagaaaaagcggAAGAGGGAGACCGACAACGAAGAGCCGGCGACGGAGAGGGAGTGCGTCTCGTCTCATCTGGAGACATCAAATAATCAGGAGGAGGATTGGTGTCAGGGCGGCATGTGGAGTCTAACGTCCAATCCCAGTGCACAACAGTCCAAGCAGAAGCCTCAGTCAAATTCCACAGTTCCAACGCAGTGTGAGTCACCTCAGAAAGAACAGGAAGGGGACTCTGggttgttgaagaagaagaagaagaaaaagaagaagatgcaaCTGACGGAGGCTCTGCAGGACACAACGTCGACGTGCTCGGCATCAGAAAG CAATTCTGAGGCGAAGGCTGCAGCTGTTCAGGATGACGAGGGAGAGTCgaaaaagaaattaaagatgaaaaagaagaagaggctAAAAGAAGAAGTGAGACTGTGGGAGGAGAGCAGGCGCTGCTCAAACGGGCAAGATGAGCAGCGTGACGTGGCCGAGCCCCTTTCCGAAAAGAAGATCACAGAGAATGACAAACTGGGCAAACAAAGCACAG CCTCAGTGGTAGTGTGGGACAGCCAAGTGAAGGACGGCTACAAACGCAGCCAGGCTCCAGCGGCTGATAGAAGTGAGTGTGGAGATAAATCCGCGACCCGTGTTGCTCCGGTAGCCTGGGATGGAAAAAAGACGAGTGGtgtggtggaggagctgctcaAGAACGCCACAGATAAGGCCTACGGAGCCAGCG TCCTCAGCTGGGATGGAGACACATCTGCCATCAGTAGAGATGCCATCGAGGACGTGCACCATGCAAAGAACGACACTGTGATCGATGAGTGGGATGAAGACTTTGACAGTGGAAAG gtgaagaaaataaagaactatAAACGAGAAAGCTGGAGGAGTGGCAGCAGCATCTTCCAGAAAATCCAGGACCGGAGGAGCAAGTGGTCTGTGACACCCGGAGGGAAGAGAGTGTTTGGAGTCCGTCGCTGA